The genome window AATTTTAAAAGAAGTTGCAGAAATTTGCTCCCGTGATGTCGATTTCTCTTTCTTGAGTGAAGTTGTCGTCGAAAGAAAAGGTTTGTCGGTTATAACCGAGGACGGAATTTATGTCTATATAGGTAATTCAGATTTGCTGACTTGCTTAAGGATAATAATGACATTGAATGGAACAGAATGGTGGGATTCAGGGTATTGCTATGATTTAAGTTCTCCGGGAGAACTTCTGATAAGCCGAAAATCTTTTTATGGAAACAACAAAGACTGCTATGGGGGATAATTTATGGATAAAAAAATGATATCAACTGCGCTGGATCTCGGTTCGAGCAAAGTCTGCGCGGTGATAGCAGAGATAGCTTCGAGAGGAAAGATAAACGTCATCGGAGTAGGGGAATCACTGTCTGAAGGAATGAGACACGGAGTTGTGATCAACCTCGAAAAAACGGTTTCTTCTATAAAAAACGCCATACACGACGCCGAAGTAATGGCGGGGATTCAAGCTGGACCTGTCAGTATAGGAGTCACAGGAGAGCACATCAAAGGAATAGCGAGCAAAGGAGTGATCTCGATTACGAGCAAAGAACAAGGCATTACGATCGCAGATGTCGAAAGGGTAAAAGAATCGGCGAAAAGCATAGCAATTCCAGCTGAAAGAGAAATAATCCATACTCTGACCCAGGATTTCATCGTGGACAATCAGCCTAACATTGTCGATCCGGTGGGTTTGATGGGAATGAGGCTTGAGGCGATTATCTACATAATCACAGCTTCAAGTCTGGCTCTCGGAAACATAAGAAAAGCAGTTGAAGGGGCTGGGCTGTCTGTGGAATCAATGATTTTACAGCCCCTTGCTTCTTCTTACGCTGTTCTGGGAGATGAAGACAGGCAACAGGGCATTGGGCTTTTGGACATAGGCGGCGGGGTCACCAACATAGCTATTTGGTACGGAGGGTCCTTGCGGGATATCGGATTGGTAAAACTCGGGGGAGATTCAATAACAAGGGATATATCTATGGGGCTTGCCACTTCTTACGCTTACGCAGAAAAGGTAAAAAGAGACAAAGCTTCCGCCCACCCGGCTTACATTGACCCGGATGAAGTTATTGAAATTCAAGCGGTCGCAGGAAGAGCCAACAGGAAAGTCACGGCTCAAAGACTTCAGGAAGTCGTAGAAGCGAGAGTCGAAGAGATACTTGATTTTTCCTTCAGGAAAATCCAGAGAAGTGAATACGCTCACAACCTCGCCTCAGGTATAGTTCTCACGGGAGGTTCTGCCAATTTGAGGGGAATCATCGAAGTCGCAGAAGAAATTTTTGAACTTCCAGTCAGAGTTGGCGTTCCGGGAGAAGAACTGCTTGGTATGGTAGAAGCCGTTTCTTCACCTTCATACGCCACTGCTCTGGGGCTCATAAAATATTCGATTTCAAACCAGGAGGATTCTGAGATCCAAGGCGAAATGGAAAAGAAAAAAATTGTAAAAGGTTTAAAGAAATGGCTGAGCGATTTTTTTTAAATCTTACCAAGGTAAATTGCTATAGCGAGAAGGAGGTATAAAT of candidate division WOR-3 bacterium contains these proteins:
- the ftsA gene encoding cell division protein FtsA, with the translated sequence MDKKMISTALDLGSSKVCAVIAEIASRGKINVIGVGESLSEGMRHGVVINLEKTVSSIKNAIHDAEVMAGIQAGPVSIGVTGEHIKGIASKGVISITSKEQGITIADVERVKESAKSIAIPAEREIIHTLTQDFIVDNQPNIVDPVGLMGMRLEAIIYIITASSLALGNIRKAVEGAGLSVESMILQPLASSYAVLGDEDRQQGIGLLDIGGGVTNIAIWYGGSLRDIGLVKLGGDSITRDISMGLATSYAYAEKVKRDKASAHPAYIDPDEVIEIQAVAGRANRKVTAQRLQEVVEARVEEILDFSFRKIQRSEYAHNLASGIVLTGGSANLRGIIEVAEEIFELPVRVGVPGEELLGMVEAVSSPSYATALGLIKYSISNQEDSEIQGEMEKKKIVKGLKKWLSDFF